The following coding sequences are from one Carcharodon carcharias isolate sCarCar2 chromosome 13, sCarCar2.pri, whole genome shotgun sequence window:
- the LOC121285960 gene encoding immunoglobulin lambda-1 light chain-like produces MTAWVGVLAVLVLCLRSTIADVVLTQPTSISTSPGENVKITCTMSGDSISSYYTSWYWQKPGRAPVLIWSEYSGKASGIPDRFMGSVDSSSNKMHLTITKVQAEDAADYYCFIPNIFGKGTKLNLGNPQPPSVSVLPPSSDQITAKNTATLVCLVSGFKPGAVEVEWTVDGSVRGNGVETSRIQQEADNTFSVSSYLTLSASDWNSHELYSCLVKHETQATPLQTSIARSSCI; encoded by the exons ATGACTGCGTGGGTTGGAGTTCTCGCTGTACTGGTGCTGTGTCTCCGCA GTACCATCGCGGATGTTGTCCTGACACAACCAACATCCATCTCAACCTCCCCGGGGGAAAATGTCAAGATCACCTGTACCATGTCCGGAGACAGCATTAGCAGCTACTACACGAGCTGGTACTGGCAGAAACCCGGCAGAGCCCCCGTGCTTATTTGGAGTGAGTATAGCGGTAAAGCTTCGGGTATCCCCGATCGATTCATGGGGTCTGTGGACTCATCGAGCAACAAGATGCATCtaaccatcacaaaagtacaagcTGAGGATGCCGCTGATTATTACTGTTTTATACCTAATATCTTTGGTAAAGGAACCAAGCTGAATCTGGGCA atccacagcctCCCTCGGTCTCCGTCCTCCCGCCTTCATCGGATCAAATCACGGCGAAGAACACGGCGACCCTGGTGTGTTTGGTGAGCGGTTTTAAGCCGGGAGCTGTGGAGGTTGAATGGACTGTAGATGGCAGTGTCAGAGGCAATGGGGTTGAGACCAGTCGGATCCAGCAGGAGGCGGACAACACGTTCAGTGTGAGCAGCTATCTGACTCTGTCAGCCTCAGACTGGAACTCACACGAGCTTTACTCCTGTCTGGTTAAACACGAGACTCAGGCCACCCCTCTTCAAACAAGCATTGCGAGATCCAGTTGTATCTGA